The genomic region CTAAGTTCTCTGTTGTGACTTTGCCATTTTTAATATTCTGAGCTTTGACATATGGATGAATAGTAATATTCTTTTGCAGTGATTCCCCTTTCGGAACCCTTTTCCCGCCCTTTACAACACAAGCTTCACCAATAGTTGAAGTTCGATACCCCTTCTCATTCCTCACCGGATCCCCAAACATATCCAAAAACAAGCTCTGCGCCAGTTCATCGTATTTGTCGATAAGCGCTTTGGTTTTTTGGCGGTAGGCATCGGCCGCATCCAAAATGGCCGCTATCTTTTTTTGCGTGGCGAGTGGCGGGAGAGGGATTTGGAGATTTTCCAGAATTGTTCTGGAAATGTGAGGAATAGTTGCGCCTGTAGCCGTGTCTCGTAAGTAATTGAATTTTGACTGTAAGAACCTGCCAGCGTATTCTGAATCAACTTTACCATTGAGGGGGGAGAGCTTCGCTATTGTGCTACCAATTGCTCCTTCAAGACCATAACCTATTGTACCCGCATTAGCTCCGTCCCAGGCAATGAGAATGTCGCTTTTATTGCAAATAACAGTTTTTGCTTTCGGATCAGTGAACTTAAGGTTGTCGTCAGATCGTAAGTCTTCGATTTGGATGTACCGCAGCCCGGAGTCAAAATCAAATTCCGGTGACTTCTTTCCTTTCGAAATCTTGTATAAGTCTTTTACCTTCATTACTTCAATAGGGATTCGAGTTCTCGGAGTGCCTTTCCTCGTGCTTTGTCCAATTCTTTGATCTCCTCAATAATCTTCTCCGGCTTTTCATACTCCACCTCCTCATACTCCACTTCCTTGTACCGGTTTACGCTGAGGTCCCAATCGTTGGCTTTAATTTCGTCAAAGGGCACCATAAAGCTTTGTTCGGTGCGTTTGCGGGTGGCTTCGTTTTTCAGGTTTTTCCAGCGGGTGAGAATGTCGGGCAGGTCGTTTTCCTTTACCTCCTGGCGCTTGTCGTCGAGGCTCAGTCCGTCGGCGTGCATATCGTAAAACCACACGTGGTCGGTGCCGCCGCTTTCGGTTTTGGTAAAAATGAGAATGGCCGTGCTCACCCCGGCGTAGGGTTTAAACACGCCGCTGGGCATGGAGATGACGGCGTCGAGCTTTTGGTTTTCTACCAGTTCCTGCCGGATGGCCTTGTGCGCATTGGATGAGCCAAATTGCACGCCCTGGGGTACAATAACCGCTGCGCGTCCACCGGTTTTCAGTATTCGCAGCATCAGGCCGAGAAAG from Cryomorphaceae bacterium harbors:
- a CDS encoding restriction endonuclease; the encoded protein is MKVKDLYKISKGKKSPEFDFDSGLRYIQIEDLRSDDNLKFTDPKAKTVICNKSDILIAWDGANAGTIGYGLEGAIGSTIAKLSPLNGKVDSEYAGRFLQSKFNYLRDTATGATIPHISRTILENLQIPLPPLATQKKIAAILDAADAYRQKTKALIDKYDELAQSLFLDMFGDPVRNEKGYRTSTIGEACVVKGGKRVPKGESLQKNITIHPYVKAQNIKNGKVTTENLEYLTKELAKSLWRYTVEKGNVVITVVGVGIGDVGIVPQELDGANLTENANKIIAKNSCELNSIFLAHYLMSAHVQQQIIKKTMAVGVPKLALFRIQEIEILLPPIEVQTEFENRLHLIKQQKEFVLKELELSHTLFNSLLQRAFKGELE